Proteins from a single region of Cydia splendana chromosome 9, ilCydSple1.2, whole genome shotgun sequence:
- the LOC134793926 gene encoding flexible cuticle protein 12-like produces FKLVVLSCVLVAAWCAPTESSSVRELPAIRHEEVHDEYGQYALRYITAENTVVSERGRLVPTDNGGWVLEIEGQYQYIGDDGQMYVTKYKGGPGGFHVDANHLPRPVLP; encoded by the exons TTCAAGCTGGTGGTCCTGAGTTGCGTATTGGTAGCGGCCTGGTGTGCGCCCACGGAATCTAGCTCGGTCCGAGAGTTGCCCGCAATTCGCCATGAGGAGGTGCACGACGAGTACGGACAATATGCGCTTCGGTACATCACTGCTGAGA ACACGGTAGTATCAGAGCGGGGGCGGCTGGTGCCGACCGACAACGGCGGCTGGGTGCTGGAGATTGAGGGGCAGTACCAGTACATCGGCGACGACGGCCAGATGTACGTCACCAAGTACAAGGGCGGCCCGGGAGGGTTCCACGTCGACGCCAACCATCTCCCGCGGCCTGTACTGCCTTGA